A window of the Equus przewalskii isolate Varuska chromosome 10, EquPr2, whole genome shotgun sequence genome harbors these coding sequences:
- the TSPOAP1 gene encoding peripheral-type benzodiazepine receptor-associated protein 1 isoform X8, whose amino-acid sequence MEQLTSLPRPGDPGAMEPWALPAWQSWTPGQGSEPGGAAPSIADTPAALQLGELGLKESSEPEGARSPRLVGGIDPEGTETELPSLGQQAASSVPSCPMLEDEEAEVFPEGKLNMGFGDGPNLELLRALGELQQRCAILKEENQMLRKSSFPETEEKVRRLKRKNAELAVIAKRLEERARKLQETNLRVVSAPVPRPGASLELCRKALARQRAQDLSETASVLLAKDKQIAALQRECRELQARLTLVGKEGPQWLHVRDFDRLLRESQREVLRLQRQIALRNQQEPPPPPRPPGPAAPARAGAPAPGAPGEATLQEDVESPPVVLGEPEKQQRVQQLESELSKKRKKCESLEQEARKKQRRCEELELQLREAQNENARLVEENSRLSGRATEKEQVEWENAELRGQLLGVTQERDSALRKSQGLQSKLESLEQVLKHMREVAQRRQQLEVEYEQARLSLQEKQQEVQRLQQAQAEAKREHEGAVQLLESTLDSMQVRVRELEEQCRSQTERFSLLAQELQAFRLHPGPLDLLTSALGCSTLGDRPPPPCCCSTPQPCRGSGPKGNLAVEGLAPYPRGSTLSPWSLFRPQTAGPHAFFSLDLDLPPGSPGRCSPKSSEPASATLAGVPRRTAKKAESLSNSSRSESIHNSPKSCPTPEVDTASEVEELEADSVSLLPAAPEGSRGGARIQVFLARYSYNPFEGPNENPEAELPLTAGEYIYIYGNMDEDGFFEGELMDGRRGLVPSNFVERVSDDDLLTSLPPELADLSHSSGPELSFLSGGGGGSSSGGQSSGGRSQPRAEEEAAGDELSLSPLPEGLGEPPAVPYPRHLAILKQLAHSVVLAWEPPPEQVELHGYHICVNGELRQALGPGVPPKAVLEDLDLRAGALRVSVQSLTSRGSSDPLRCCLVVGAQARVVPTQLRVHRLTATSAEITWVPSNSNLAHAIYLNGEECPPACPSTYWATFCHLRPGTLYQARVEAQLPPQGSWEPGWERPEQRAATLQFTTLPAGPPDAPLDVQIEPGPSPGILIISWLPVTIDAAGTSNGVRVTGYAVYADGQKIMEVASPTAGSVLVELSQLQLLQVCSEVAVRTMSPHGESADSIPAPVAPALAVACLPARVFCPSPRPGSEARPPLAPASPGPGDPSSPLRCPDPHGTREPPGGPPASPPRETPKGSQEELPAPCSQEEVGAAVLGASEDRRASGPTVRETVPGPAASSLAKEEAEWTAGEACPAPCSTQEALAQRVPSAEACCGGDTASGLRPRAEREDTAELGVRLVNSLVDHGRNSDLSDIQEEEEEEEEDEELGSRTCSFQKQVAGSCIRENGAKPQPDPIWETDSDEEVLEQILELPLQQFCSKKLFSIPEEEEEEDEEDEEDKERPGAGCSSRDPGLPEPAVLGLGCDSSLPRGPGPCPLSPEPSRAGDRLEDMPGLVGGNSWKRGNGSPEKPPNRRRSPDPREHCSRLLSNCGPQASGRPGPTRERGAPVVGEGAKGGPEAGGRGRPAPSRRCPRGLAPESGLASCLSPKCLEISIEYDSEDEQEAGGGGVSITSSCYLGDGEAWGTAPIGRPRGPLKANSGLNPYPRLLAWEKGEPERRGRSATGRAKEQPSRAAESGEPRGQRGPPRKGGRAPRPTELAPPRSPPEVLAYQDLPVRVFVALFDYDPVSMSPNPDAGEEELPFREGQILKVFGDKDADGFYRGEGGGRTGYIPCNMVAEVAVDSLVGRQQLFQRGYLSPDVLTEGSARTAGPPPKPRRSKKTESEGPAQPSAGFPQPVSSASLKAPRSMVAAFDYNPQESSPNMDVEAELPFRAGDVITVFGGMDDDGFYYGELNGQRGLVPSNFLEGPGPEAGSSDREPGTPQAESQRTRRRRVQC is encoded by the exons ATGGAGCAACTGACATCCCTCCCACGGCCGGGGGACCCTGGAGCCATGGAGCCATGGGCACTGCCCGCCTGGCAGAGCTGGACTCCAGGCCAGGGGAGCGAACCTGGAGGCGCAGCCCCAAGCATTGCTGATACTCCAGCAGCTCTGCAGCTTGGAGAACTGGGGCTTAAGGAGAGCTCTGAGCCCGAGGGAGCCAGGAGCCCCCGACTTGTGGGGGGCATTGACCCTGAAGGAACAGAAACTGAGCTGCCCAGCCTGGGGCAGCAAGCAGCAAGCTCCGTACCCAGCTGCCCGATGCTGGAGGATGAGGAGGCGGAGGTTTTTCCTGAG GGCAAGCTGAACATGGGCTTCGGGGACGGACCCAATCTGGAGCTGCTGAGGGCCCTGGGGGAGCTGCAGCAGCGCTGTGCCATCCTTAAGGAGGaaaaccaaatgctg AGGAAGAGCAGCTTCCCTGAGACGGAGGAGAAGGTGCGGAGGCTGAAGCGGAAGAACGCGGAGCTGGCGGTCATTGCCAAGCGCCTGGAGGAGAGGGCCCGGAAACTGCAGGAGACTAACCTTAGGGTG GTGAGTGCCCCCGTGCCccgtccaggggccagcctggagtTGTGCCGGAAGGCCCTGGCCCGCCAACGAGCCCAGGACCTCAGTGAGACAGCCAGCGTCCTGCTGGCCAAGGACAAGCAGATTGCTGCCTTGCAGCGAGAGTGCAGGGAGCTGCAGGCCAGGCTCACCCTGGTCGGCAAG GAGGGCCCCCAGTGGCTCCACGTGCGGGACTTCGACCGGCTGCTGCGCGAGTCCCAGCGGGAGGTGCTGCGGCTGCAGAGGCAGATCGCTCTGCGCAACCAGCAGGAGCCGCCCCCACCGCCCCGGCCCCCGGGCCCTGCTGCCCCGGCCAGAGCAGGGGCGCCCGCCCCCGGGGCCCCGGGAGAG GCCACACTCCAGGAAGATGTGGAAAGCCCACCCGTGGTCCTAGGGGAGCCAGAGAAACAGCAGAGGGTGCAGCAGCTG GAGTCAGAACTCAGCAAGAAGCGGAAGAAATGCGAAAGCCTGGAGCAGGAAGCCCGGAAAAAGCAGAGGCGATGTGAGGAGCTG GAACTGCAGCTGAGAGAAGCCCAGAATGAGAATGCCCGCCTGGTGGAGGAGAACTCTCGGCTCAGTGGGAGAGCCACAGAGAAGGAGCAG GTGGAGTGGGAGAATGCGGAGCTGAGGGGCCAGCTCCTGGGGGTGACACAAGAGAGGGACTCAGCCCTTCGCAAGAGCCAGGGTCTGCAGAGCAAGCTGGAGAGCCTGGAGCAGGTGCTGAAG CACATGCGGGAGGTGGCccagcggcggcagcagctggAGGTCGAGTATGAGCAGGCTCGGCTCAGCctgcaggagaagcagcaggaggtcCAGAGGCTGCAGCAG GCCCAGGCGGAAGCTAAGAGGGAACATGAAGGCGCCGTGCAGCTGCTGGAG tcCACCCTGGATTCCATGCAG GTCCGGGTTCGAGAGCTCGAGGAGCAGTGCCGCAGCCAAACTGAGCGCTTCAGCCTCCTGGCGCAGGAGCTCCAGGCCTTCCGCCTGCACCCTGGCCCCTTGGATCTGCTCACCTCTGCCCTGGGCTGCAGTACCCTTGGGGACCGTCCACCACCCCCCTGCTGCTGCTCTaccccccagccctgcagggggTCTGGCCCCAAAG GAAACCTGGCTGTGGAGGGCCTGGCTCCCTATCCAAGAGGCTCCACCCTCAGTCCCTGGTCCCTCTTCAGGCCACAGACCGCAGGCCCACATGCCTTCTTCTCTTTAGACCTTGACCTCCCACCGGGCTCCCCAGGGCGCTGCAGCCCAAAGTCTTCCGAGCCTGCCTCTGCCACGCTTGCTGGGGTCCCTCGAAGGACCGCCAAGAAGGCAGAGTCTCTCTCCAACTCCTCTCGCTCTGAGTCCATCCACAACAGCCCCAAGTCTTGCCCTACGCCTGAG GTGGACACAGCCAGTgaggtggaggagctggaggcagaCAGTGTGTCCCTGCTCCCAGCAGCGCCGGAGGGCAGCCGGGGAGGAGCCAGGATCCAGGTCTTCCTAGCGCGCTACAG CTACAACCCCTTCGAGGGCCCCAACGAGAATCCAGAGGCAGAGCTGCCGCTTACTGCTGGCGAATATATCTACATCTATGGCAACATGGATGAGGATGGCTTTTTTGAAG ggGAGCTTATGGATGGCCGAAGGGGCCTGGTCCCTTCCAATTTTGTAGAGCGTGTGTCCGACGACGACCTCCTGACCTCCCTCCCTCCGGAGCTGGCCGATTTATCCCACAGTTCAGGCCCTGAACTCAGTTTCCTGAGCGGAGGTGGGGGTGGCAGCAGTAGTGGGGGCCAGAGCAGCGGGGGACGCAGCCAgcccagagcagaggaggaggctgcaggggaCGAGCTTAGTCTGAGCCCCTTGCCTGAGGGTCTGGGTGAGCCTCCTGCTGTGCCTTACCCCCGCCATCTGGCAATCCTCAAGCAGCTGGCCCACAGTGTGGTGCTGGCCTGGGAGCCACCTCCTGAGCAAGTGGAGCTACACGGCTACCATATCTGCGTGAATGGGGAGCTGCGtcaggccctggggcctggggtgcCCCCCAAGGCTGTGCTTGAGGACCTGGACCTGCGGGCCGGGGCCCTCCGTGTTTCTGTACAGTCCCTGACCAGTCGGGGCAGCTCCGACCCTCTGCGCTGCTGCTTGGTGGTGGGTGCCCAGGCCCGAGTGGTACCTACTCAGCTGCGGGTCCATCGACTGACAGCCACATCTGCTGAGATTACCTGGGTTCCCAGCAATAGCAACTTGGCCCATGCCATCTACCTCAATGGGGAAGAGTGcccccctgcctgccccagcacCTACTGGGCCACTTTCTGCCACCTGCGGCCTGGTACACTCTATCAGGCACGAGTGGAAGCTCAGCTCCCACCTCAAGGATCCTGGGAACCAGGCTGGGAGCGGCCGGAGCAGCGGGCTGCCACACTGCAGTTCACCACACTGCCCGCAG GCCCACCTGATGCCCCCCTGGATGTGCAGATTGAGCCGGGGCCCTCACCTGGAATCTTGATCATCAGCTGGCTCCCAGTAACAATTGATGCTGCTGGCACCTCCAATGGCGTCCGTGTCACAGGCTATGCCGTTTATGCTGATGGGCAGAAG ATCATGGAGGTGGCCTCGCCCACAGCAGGCAGTGTGCTGGTGGAGTTGTCCCAGCTTCAGCTGCTGCAGGTGTGCAGTGAGGTGGCTGTACGTACCATGTCACCCCATGGCGAGTCAGCCGACTCCATTCCAGCTCCTGTcgccccagccctggctgtggCCTGCCTGCCAGCCAGGGTCTTCTGCCCCTCACCACGACCAGGCTCGGAGGCCAGACCACCCCTTGCTCCAGCTTCTCCAGGGCCTGGAGACCCCAGCTCTCCCCTCCGGTGCCCTGACCCCCATGGAACTCGAGAGCCCCCTGGGGGCCCCCCAGCAAGCCCTCCCAGAGAGACACCAAAAGGATCCCAAGAGGAGCTCCCAGCACCTTGCTCCCAG GAGGAGGTTGGGGCAGCTGTGCTGGGTGCCTCAGAGGACAGGAGGGCCAGTGGGCCAACCGTGAGGGAGACCGTTCCTGGCCCTGCAGCGTCCTCACTCGCCAAGGAGGAGGCCGAGTGGACTGCAGGAGAGGCCTGCCCAGCACCCTGCTCTACGCAGGAAGCCCTGGCCCAGAGGGTGCCCAGTGCTGAGGCCTGCTGCGGAGGAGACACAGCGTCTGGGCTGAGGCCCAGGGCTGAG AGGGAGGACACGGCGGAGCTCGGGGTCCGTCTGGTGAACTCCCTTGTGGACCATGGCCGCAACTCAGATCTATCAGACAtccaagaggaggaggaagaggaggaagaggatgaggagcTGGGTTCCAGGACTTGCTCTTTCCAGAAGCAGGTTGCTGGCAGCTGCATTAGGGAGAATGGGGCCAAG ccccagcccgacCCCATCTGGGAGACTGACAGCGACGAGGAGGTCTTGGAGCAGATCCTGGAGCTGCCCCTCCAGCAGTTCTGCAGCAAGAAGCTCTTTAGCatccctgaggaggaggaggaagaggatgaggaggatgaggaggacaaagagaggccaggggctggctgTTCTTCCCGAGACCCTGGCCTTCCTGAGCCTGCAGTGCTGGGGCTGGGCTGTGACAGCAGTCTGCCCCGAGGACCTGGCCCGTGTCCGTTGTCTCCTGAGCCCTCCAGGGCTGGGGACCGCCTGGAGGACATGCCCGGACTAGTTGGTGGAAACAGCTGGAAGAGAGGAAATGGCTCCCCCGAGAAGCCCCCAAACCGCAGGCGGTCCCCAGATCCCCGTGAACACTGCAGCCGACTTCTCAGCAACTGCGGGCCCCAGGCCTCTGGACGACCAGGCCCCACACGGGAGAGGGGGGCCCCCGTTGTGGGCGAGGGTGCCAAGGGTGGACCAGAGGCTGGTGGGAGAGGGCGGCCGGCCCCTTCCCGGAGGTGCCCCCGGGGCCTGGCCCCAGAATCTGGCCTGGCCAGCTGCCTTTCTCCCAAATGCTTGGAAATCAGCATCGAATATGATTCTGAGGATGAACAGgaggcgggcggcgggggcgTCAGCATCACCAGCTCCTGCTACCTCGGAGATGGGGAAGCCTGGGGCACAGCACCTATAGGAAGGCCCAGGGGGCCTCTGAAGGCCAATTCAGGCCTCAACCCCTACCCACGCCTCCTGGCCTGGGAGAAAGGGGAGCCAGAACGGAGAGGCCGCAGTGCGACTGGCAGAGCCAAGGAGCAACCCTCCCGG GCAGCAGAGTCGGGGgagcccagagggcagaggggcccCCCACGGAAAGGGGGCCGGGCCCCCAGGCCCACCGAGCTGG CCCCTCCGAGGAGTCCCCCAGAAGTGCTGGCTTACCAGGACCTACCTGTCAGGGTCTTTGTGGCCCTGTTTGACTATGACCCTGTGTCAATGTCACCCAACCCTGATGCTGGGGAAGAGGAGCTCCCCTTCCGGGAGGGCCAGATCCTGAAG GTGTTTGGGGACAAGGATGCCGATGGCTTCTACCGGGGTGAAGGTGGGGGCCGGACAGGCTACATCCCCTGCAACATGGTGGCTGAGGTAGCTGTGGACAGTCTTGTGGGGAGACAACAGTTGTTCCAGCGGGGTTATTTGTCCCCAGATGTTCTCACTGAGGGCTCAG CCCGCACAGCTGGGCCTCCTCCCAAGCCCCGCCGCTCCAAGAAAA CTGAGTCAGaaggccctgcccagcccagtgcAG GCTTCCCCCAGCCGGTCTCCTCTGCCAGCCTGAAAGCTCCCCGCTCCATGGTGGCTGCATTTGACTACAATCCCCAGGAGAGCTCCCCCAACATGGATGTGGAG GCAGAGCTACCCTTCCGGGCAGGGGACGTCATTACTGTGTTCGGGGGCATGGACGATGATGGTTTCTACTAT GGCGAGCTGAATGGACAGAGGGGCCTGGTTCCATCCAACTTCCTGGAGGGCCCTGGGCCTGAGGCGGGCAGCTCAGACAGGGAGCCTGGGACACCCCAGGCTGAGAGTCAG